The nucleotide sequence TAAAGCGCTCAACCCGTTTCCAAATCGCATTGGCTAGTACCAATTGAAAACCTAGCCACACTATGAACAACAAAAACAAGTACGCCCATTGCTGCCAGTCAAATTCACCAATTTGCGTTTGTGCTTCATCTTTAAGTAGGTCAGCGGCATGCACGCTAATATGAAAACCTGTACGGTTAAACAGGAGGGCATCGAAAGCAAGGAGTGCAAGCCCAACCGCAGCAATCACCGACGCCGTTGCTTTAATCACCCTAGGGTTCGACACCAGATAACAAAGTGGCAATATAAAAATAACGAAGCCAAAGAAGGTCATGAAACCAATATGACCGAACCAATTGGTAAGTAAATACACTGTTCCCACACCTGTACCTGGCATAGGCGATGAAAATACAAAAATTGAAGCAATCACAATAGCAATAATAATATTGGCTAGTGCAAACCAGTGGCCCCAATTTACCAGTTTCGTCACCCGTTGACGGCGTGGAGATTCAGCTAAAATCATAAGGGCGCCTATTTACCTTGAACACTCTTTTTAAGAACGTTAGCGAATTGATCAGCCATGGTTTCTCTGTTTTCAGGTGCAACCTGTGTATTAAGGATATGGGTAATAACGTTACCTAGTACCATAAGAGATAAATCTCTGTCGGCTTCGTTTTTCTCTAATGTTAGAATGACGTCGTTCATTAGCGCTTCGAACTGATCGTTTGTGTAACGGCTCTGTTGGGGCATTGTTACGCCTCTTTTTAATAATTTCTTTGATAAAAAGAATGGTTTTAGTCGTAAAATGATTATAATCGTTGTTTGAGTGATAACAATCATTCATTCTAAAATCCCGCAAATCCTTGGATATTTCTGACACTTTTTAAGCAACAGGACACCCTTTTTACTATGAGTGCACTGATTCACCACTTTGTCGTACATCGTCTCATCCTCAATAAAGAAGAAAAAATTGAGGCTATTCCACGTGATAACTGCTTGGCCGTGACGCCAGAAATTGAGTTATTGGCGCATCAAATTAATCACAGTTTCAATGCTAAACCCGGCAAAGGCGTCGGCCATTTTGTTGATAACGCGCCCAGCGTAGATAACGAACACAAAGATAATGACGAAGAAAAAAGTGGCATCACTGATGTTTCAGCGTTTGCTAACGAATTAAAAAACTACATGGCAGAGAAAAAAGCCGCGGGAGACAATGTAGAAGATGCATTTCATCGTTTTTCCGTATCGGCAACCAATCGCTTAGTTAAAACCTTGGCCGATACCGGCACCGTAGAAACCGGTTTTTTAATCTTCTGCCAATATGAATACCTTGCTACACAGTACTTAATGATTGCGTTACTGAATACCCGCTCTCATGTAGAAGTTACGCATTCCCTTGATTTGTCAGCCAGAGAGCATTTAGACCTTGCTCGCATGCAATTGGCTGTGCGGTTTGATTTAACGCAGTGGGAAATCCAGCCAGAACAACAACGTTACGTAAGTTTTATTAAAGGCCGCATGGGAAGAAAAGTTTCAGACTTTTTTATGCAGTTTGTCGGATGCGAAGAGTTGGTCGACGTGAAGCAACAAAATAAACAGTTAATTTCAACTGTTGATGCGTACTTAGCCAGTGAAGCCCTAGACCCTCAAGAACAGCATCAACACAGAGAAGAAGTTAAAAGCTACTTCAAGGAAAAAATTGATGCGGGCGAGAGTTTATCTGTGGATGAATTAGCCAACCGCTTACCCGCGAACGAAGAAACGAATAACAACTTTTCCGCGTTTTCACAGCAAATGGAAACCCCACTTGAAAAAGAAATTCAACCCGACCCCGCAGCACTAAAACAATTAGCCAAATTTAGCGGGCAAGGCGGCGGTGTTTCTATTAGCTTTGAAAGAAAATTAATGGGCGATAGGGTATTTTACGATCCTGCCACCGATACCCTAACGTTGAGAGGATTACCACCAAATTTAAAAGATCAGCTTAATCGACAATCTTCTATGGACTAATCACTGATTTAAGCCTTAAAAAAACGTATACTACACAAAGAAAAATGAACACGATTCAAGGGTGTTATGCAATTATTTGTAAATGATTTGACAGTGATGGACTTTTCATACCTTTGCCCGAAGCGCGGCATGGTAGGTGAAAGCTGGATTGTCGACGTGGTTCTGGATGGAGAGCTCAATGAAGAGAGCATGGTCCAAGACTTCGGTAAAGTGAAAAAAAACCTAAAACGATTGATTGATGAATATGTTGATCACAAATTGCTTGTGCCAGCAGAATACGCAGGTTCAAAGGTTATACATGATGAAGTAACTGAACAAGTTGAAGTACAATTTACCTGCGAAGACGGCCGGCAAATTATGCTGCACTGTCCCGCTGAAGCTTACGCAATTTTGTATTCAGACGTGGTCACCATGGCGTCTGTCAGTGTGTATTTGAAAGAAGTTCTGGCTACGCATTTACCAGAAAACGTAGATAACATTACGTTGAAGTTAAGAACAGAAGTGATTCATTCCCCCTTCTATCACTATACCCATGGTTTAAAGAAGCATGACGGTAACTGTCAGCGTATTGCTCACGGCCATCGTTCTCGTATTGATATTTTACTAGATGGTCAAGTGAGTGAAGCTGAGCAAAG is from Alteromonas australica and encodes:
- a CDS encoding 6-carboxytetrahydropterin synthase, with the protein product MQLFVNDLTVMDFSYLCPKRGMVGESWIVDVVLDGELNEESMVQDFGKVKKNLKRLIDEYVDHKLLVPAEYAGSKVIHDEVTEQVEVQFTCEDGRQIMLHCPAEAYAILYSDVVTMASVSVYLKEVLATHLPENVDNITLKLRTEVIHSPFYHYTHGLKKHDGNCQRIAHGHRSRIDILLDGQVSEAEQSYWAKRWEDIYIATQEDEIAYTERKITGSVAEPSAYLCFAYESSQGYFELIIPKSDCEVIDTDSTVECLAQYLLEEQKKRTPDSHCQVIAYEGVGKGAMVSE
- a CDS encoding YejL family protein, which encodes MPQQSRYTNDQFEALMNDVILTLEKNEADRDLSLMVLGNVITHILNTQVAPENRETMADQFANVLKKSVQGK
- the yejK gene encoding nucleoid-associated protein YejK, with protein sequence MSALIHHFVVHRLILNKEEKIEAIPRDNCLAVTPEIELLAHQINHSFNAKPGKGVGHFVDNAPSVDNEHKDNDEEKSGITDVSAFANELKNYMAEKKAAGDNVEDAFHRFSVSATNRLVKTLADTGTVETGFLIFCQYEYLATQYLMIALLNTRSHVEVTHSLDLSAREHLDLARMQLAVRFDLTQWEIQPEQQRYVSFIKGRMGRKVSDFFMQFVGCEELVDVKQQNKQLISTVDAYLASEALDPQEQHQHREEVKSYFKEKIDAGESLSVDELANRLPANEETNNNFSAFSQQMETPLEKEIQPDPAALKQLAKFSGQGGGVSISFERKLMGDRVFYDPATDTLTLRGLPPNLKDQLNRQSSMD